A single window of Paracoccus albus DNA harbors:
- a CDS encoding ABC transporter permease, with amino-acid sequence MKRIDLHVLGPLIALVALFILGALLNPAFLAPANLSNVLARSAFIGLIAVGMTFVITQGGLDLSVGSMAAFLAGVTIMAMNGLAGVTGENWGTIMLGMGVALAGGAAAGFVNGALITKARIEAFIVTLGTMGIFRSLVTWLADGGTLSLDSGLRSIYRPVYYGGIGWITWPIITFAIVAVLGEWVMRHTRFGRHVEAIGSNDRVARYSAVDVERVRLMTYVLLGLLVGLATILYVPRLGSASGSTGVLWELEAIAAVIIGGTALKGGRGRVWGTVVGVLILSMIDNILNLTDLVSPYLNGAIQGVIIVLAVVLQREKRAAE; translated from the coding sequence GTGAAACGCATCGACCTGCATGTGCTGGGCCCGCTCATCGCGCTTGTCGCGCTGTTCATCCTTGGCGCGTTGCTCAACCCCGCCTTTCTGGCACCGGCAAACCTGTCAAATGTGCTGGCACGATCCGCCTTTATCGGGCTGATCGCGGTAGGTATGACATTTGTGATCACGCAAGGCGGTCTGGACCTGTCCGTCGGGTCGATGGCGGCGTTTCTTGCCGGCGTCACGATCATGGCGATGAACGGTCTTGCCGGTGTGACGGGTGAGAACTGGGGCACGATCATGCTGGGCATGGGCGTCGCACTGGCAGGCGGGGCCGCTGCCGGTTTCGTGAACGGCGCGTTGATTACCAAGGCCCGAATAGAGGCGTTTATCGTCACGCTGGGCACGATGGGGATTTTCCGCAGCCTCGTCACATGGCTGGCCGATGGCGGCACACTGAGCCTCGATTCCGGGCTGCGCAGCATCTATCGCCCGGTCTATTACGGGGGCATCGGCTGGATCACCTGGCCGATCATCACGTTCGCGATTGTCGCTGTGCTGGGCGAATGGGTGATGCGTCACACGCGCTTTGGCCGCCATGTCGAGGCGATCGGATCGAACGACCGGGTCGCGCGCTATTCCGCCGTCGATGTCGAACGTGTGCGCCTGATGACCTATGTGCTTCTGGGGCTTCTGGTCGGCCTTGCCACAATCCTTTATGTCCCACGGCTCGGTTCGGCCTCCGGCTCTACCGGCGTTCTGTGGGAGCTCGAGGCGATTGCAGCCGTCATCATTGGCGGGACCGCGCTGAAGGGCGGGCGGGGCCGGGTCTGGGGCACCGTGGTCGGCGTGCTGATCCTGTCGATGATCGACAATATCCTTAATCTGACGGATCTGGTCAGCCCCTATCTGAACGGGGCCATACAGGGCGTCATCATTGTTCTTGCTGTCGTGCTACAGCGGGAAAAACGCGCCGCAGAGTAG